From the Bombus huntii isolate Logan2020A chromosome 4, iyBomHunt1.1, whole genome shotgun sequence genome, the window tttatttcacattcaTAAAAAGTTAACTATAGATAACagtaacaaaatttcattttggtattaaatatataaaatcaattttataaaattaagattaaaCAAATACTCAGGATTATAGATTTTAGCGTCATATTTAGTTATATATCTATTGTATTctacaaaaatattcttattGCATATATTTTAAGGATTACTTGgtatttacattatatttgTTGCCAATTATTATATGAACATAAAAGAGACTtctgtaaaatgtaaaatattgagTTTTTCTTAGTAAAAAgtaatgatataataatatataaccTTAATATATTTAACTGTATTTCAGTTTAGGGGACATAAAATTATTGTCTCTTttttgtatgtattataacaatttttgaCGCATAGAATCCGAAAATGCAAGTCTTAACATTAGGAATCTAGCGATTCGAAAGTTATGCATATGTAAAGTTTAGCGTTTTTAGCACAGAAGTTTAGCGTATTTTACACGTTACTTTGACACCATATTGGCTTCTATCCATGATTCGTCCAATGAGTGGAGTCGCTGACTGTAAACAAATGCACGTGGGTGGCGGGATTTTAAATTGTGAGTATTGGATTAGGTTTGGGCACATAGACTTTTATACATTTGGACAGGTTTGAGTTACGTTTTATTCTCCGGGCATCGCGCCATGAGCCGACCGATTACATTTGTATGTACGAACCTATACAAACTGATATTCGATGAAGTTCAATTCAATGCTCATCTGTACTGACCAATCACATGATGGATAGAAACAATATGGTATCATACTAACCTGTACAATACGCTAAAAATGCTCGGTTTTATATACACATAATTCCTGAACCGCTAAATTTCTAGAGTTAAGGCtagcattttttaattctccaCGGCGAAAAATATTAGATAACAAAAACAAGtcaacaattttatattcccTAAACCGAAGTTAAActatatatttctttcaaatacTTATTCTTATCGGTCAAATGTTTACTCCGcttgttattattaatcgtAGATTAACAACCGCTGCAAGATGCAAACGGCGAGTTGTTGTTACAGGAATGGGTATAGTATGTCCTCTGGGAATTGGTGTACAAAATGCTTGGCAAGCACTTATTAATTCTAAATCAGGTATCACCAAATTGACTAATCCGGAATATGACAAGCTACCTTGCAAAGTTGGTaagtgttttatatatttttatgtgttctaaataaatttgtataaatatttcaaatttttacattctataataaatttctaacATATAGGGTGATTCATAAATACATATCCATACTTCAGGGAATGAATCTATAcattgaaataactaaaagaCATCATATGAACACAAGTCTTATGTACTTTAGTTTTTGAGTTATGGATGATCAACGAAAATGTTCAAAGTCTGTCCTGTATCTCAATATATACATTGCAAGTCTTAATATTGTTGTATACACAATTGAAACGTATTTTGGTCTGTGTaaagtttataatttttcttatttctactTCTACAATACACGAATAATGAACTTGCAAGGACATAATATTGATTCTCTAAAATTCTATCTGATTCGAGACATGACAAGCTTCTGCAATATATACATTCAATGCTAAAGTAAGCAATTATGTAGAAATACATGTTTATATCatgtttcttatttattttaatgtgtACATTCAACATCTAAAGTATGCATTTGTGAATTATcctatatataatacaataatattttgataGCTGCATTAGTACCTAAAGGAAATGGTCCTAATGAATTGGATATCGAttcatattttacaaaaagtgAATTACGTACAATGTGCCCAGCTACTCCTTATGCTTTGATAGCTACAGAAGAAGCATTGAATGATGCAAATTGGAAACCAAACAATGAAACTGATAAACGAGATACAGGAGTAGCAGTAGGAATTGGAATGATAGATTTAATTGATGTATGCACAACATATGAAGCCTTAAAAAAAGGATATAACAAAGTTAGTCCTTATTTTGTGCCAagaatattaacaaatatggCTGCAGGACAAATTAGTATTAAATATGGTCTTCGTGGCCCGAATCATTCTGTGTCAACAGCATGTGCAACTGGAGCACATGCAATTGGTATTATAAGTTTGAACAAAgaccaaaaatattttctgtttacTATGATTATGTAATATAACTAATTTTTAGGTGATGCATTTCGTTTTATTCGTGGGGGAGAAACAAGTGTAATGATATGTGGTGGGGCAGAAGCATGCATCAGTCCTCTTGCTATAGCTGCTTTTTGTAGACTTCGAGCATTGAGTACTAACAAAAATGATTTTCCGTATGAAGCATCAAGGCCATTTGATAAAGATAGGGATGGATTTGTTATGGGAGAAGGTGCTGCGATACTAGTGTTGGAAGAATTAAATCATGCACTTGAAAGGAAAGCTAATATTTATGCGGAAGTGTTAGGGTATGGTTTATCTGGTGATGCAACACATTTGACTGCACCTAGTGAAGATGGTACAGGTGCTATATTAGCCATGGACAGAGCAGTCAAAGATGCTGGTATAGAAACTGTAGAAATAACTTTTATTAATGCACATGCAACTTCAACCCCTTTAGGTGATGGTATTGAACTGAAAGCTATAGAATCATTTATGGGACAACATAGTAAAAACGTAACTGTCTCTAGTACAAAAGGTGCACATGGTCATTTGTTAGGTGCAGCAGGAAACTTAGAAGCTGTTTTTACTATTCTGGCAATAAAAGAGAGTGTAATTCCACCAACattaaatttgcataatttgGATACAGAAACATCTTTAAATTTTGCTCctaatataaagaaaaattggaatacAACCTCTAGACGCGTGGCATTAAAAAATGCTTTTGGTTTTGGTGGAACAAATGCATGCTTATGCTTTGCACAATATAATGAATAAGTTGATCATTAAACTAAAACTAGTTTGAAAAAAGCATAATACACGACGTAATCTAAACTAGTCATTCCTCAATGTACattaattaatacatatatagatgGTGGGGCATTTAGATAGAAACACTAAAATATTTCTGTTACTAGCAGCTGTCTGAAAAATCTCCAAAGCACaaagttatattatttaaaggTACATACaatagtaaataaaattttttctgaaaatcatttttttttaatgagatTTTAAGGTTATCATCTTTTTTAATAGAAGcatatactttttaatatattaaatatatcaatTCATCTCTTCAttctctataaaaatatattatcctATTTATGTCAAAAGCTATTACTTTAGTTTAGTTTTAGTCTTAACCTTAATTTTGTCAAATGTATAAAAGATAAAGATAATGTAAACACGAGAATACCACTTCGTTTCTTCCCTTGTCtttcatatattataattgacaaaattaaagttaaaattaGAACTAAACAATAGTTAGTTTATACATAAACATAAATACCTTTTACCTTTTTATAAGAAATACCGAGATGGATTGATTAATCTATTAAAATAGATGGTCCCAATAAAACAGACGACGATGATATTGAAATCTCATAAAAGAATGACTTCCAGGAAAAATTTTATCTACCATTACTAAGCAGTATAATTTTTAACTCTTGAATTTTTTCATATGACCATTAATAATGAAGATATTTCTGTGTTCCCATTTAAATGCTCCATACGGCATAGGTCGCATCTGAAAAACGATATATATgcataattttacttttttataagaaaatacaTTTGAGATTGgagtttaaatatatttaatacttttatctaatgtataatatgaaactCTTGTAATATATTATCTGAGAAGaaagcaaaatattttatattattatagaaaattgtacAAAAAAAACATAacttgaaataatataatacataatggaatacaatatttattttgtattaatatttaatatttcttggccattttattattacaacaTTTACATTCATTTTGCAAGGAAACAAAtccaaaaaaataaaatcctcTTAAAAGTACATAgtaatttatacaattatttacTACGTGCAATTGATCATTATTCGCCATATTTTATGACCAATACATGTTCACAaaaattatcatttaatatttaatcataCATACAAGCATGTAGAAATCAGTCTCTTAATTCTGATCACTGACAAATATTTGTGCATTAATGCGACAATTcatatgtatttcttttaatcCAGTTTTCAGAATTAATATTTGACTATAAACTTTGCTTTCATTCATTTACAATTACATTTTTGATCTACAAATGTCTTTTAGTTTTATAAATTCAGCTACATAGAAAACAACAGAATTCAAGGCATAATTGTTTCTTGGTACCTCTAGTTTATT encodes:
- the LOC126864415 gene encoding 3-oxoacyl-[acyl-carrier-protein] synthase, mitochondrial isoform X3; the encoded protein is MFTPLVIINRRLTTAARCKRRVVVTGMGIVCPLGIGVQNAWQALINSKSGITKLTNPEYDKLPCKVATEEALNDANWKPNNETDKRDTGVAVGIGMIDLIDVCTTYEALKKGYNKVSPYFVPRILTNMAAGQISIKYGLRGPNHSVSTACATGAHAIGDAFRFIRGGETSVMICGGAEACISPLAIAAFCRLRALSTNKNDFPYEASRPFDKDRDGFVMGEGAAILVLEELNHALERKANIYAEVLGYGLSGDATHLTAPSEDGTGAILAMDRAVKDAGIETVEITFINAHATSTPLGDGIELKAIESFMGQHSKNVTVSSTKGAHGHLLGAAGNLEAVFTILAIKESVIPPTLNLHNLDTETSLNFAPNIKKNWNTTSRRVALKNAFGFGGTNACLCFAQYNE
- the LOC126864415 gene encoding 3-oxoacyl-[acyl-carrier-protein] synthase, mitochondrial isoform X1 is translated as MFTPLVIINRRLTTAARCKRRVVVTGMGIVCPLGIGVQNAWQALINSKSGITKLTNPEYDKLPCKVAALVPKGNGPNELDIDSYFTKSELRTMCPATPYALIATEEALNDANWKPNNETDKRDTGVAVGIGMIDLIDVCTTYEALKKGYNKVSPYFVPRILTNMAAGQISIKYGLRGPNHSVSTACATGAHAIGDAFRFIRGGETSVMICGGAEACISPLAIAAFCRLRALSTNKNDFPYEASRPFDKDRDGFVMGEGAAILVLEELNHALERKANIYAEVLGYGLSGDATHLTAPSEDGTGAILAMDRAVKDAGIETVEITFINAHATSTPLGDGIELKAIESFMGQHSKNVTVSSTKGAHGHLLGAAGNLEAVFTILAIKESVIPPTLNLHNLDTETSLNFAPNIKKNWNTTSRRVALKNAFGFGGTNACLCFAQYNE
- the LOC126864415 gene encoding 3-oxoacyl-[acyl-carrier-protein] synthase, mitochondrial isoform X2 is translated as MGIVCPLGIGVQNAWQALINSKSGITKLTNPEYDKLPCKVAALVPKGNGPNELDIDSYFTKSELRTMCPATPYALIATEEALNDANWKPNNETDKRDTGVAVGIGMIDLIDVCTTYEALKKGYNKVSPYFVPRILTNMAAGQISIKYGLRGPNHSVSTACATGAHAIGDAFRFIRGGETSVMICGGAEACISPLAIAAFCRLRALSTNKNDFPYEASRPFDKDRDGFVMGEGAAILVLEELNHALERKANIYAEVLGYGLSGDATHLTAPSEDGTGAILAMDRAVKDAGIETVEITFINAHATSTPLGDGIELKAIESFMGQHSKNVTVSSTKGAHGHLLGAAGNLEAVFTILAIKESVIPPTLNLHNLDTETSLNFAPNIKKNWNTTSRRVALKNAFGFGGTNACLCFAQYNE